One window of Branchiostoma lanceolatum isolate klBraLanc5 chromosome 8, klBraLanc5.hap2, whole genome shotgun sequence genomic DNA carries:
- the LOC136439979 gene encoding probable ATP-dependent RNA helicase DHX40 isoform X2, translating into MIGVTQPRRVAALSVAARVAQEMKCTLGREVGYQVRFDDCTSQDTQIKYMTDGCLLREFLDDRQLSRYSVIILDEAHERSLDTDILFGLMKEKFLMEEEDSKRRHQLKVVVMSATLDSGKFSQFFNNCPVFEIPGKLFPVKDVYCNMIKPEDVKNPSYCSQAVRVVMDIHTDQSQGDILVFLTGQAEIEKTCDILYKKSEELDYREDVRDPDVTSLLILPVYGSMPTEQQQRIFSPADSGVRKCIVATNIAGTSLTIDGIRYVVDSGFVKQLSYNPRTGLDTLQVVPISRSEAIQRAGRAGRTAPGRCYRLYNREFYDQCMPEDMLPEIQRTSLTSVVLSLKSMGIHNVLRFHYLDPPEDRMLLEALKQLYYFDAIDRSGRVTPLGRLLVQYPLPPGLARTVISSGSLGCQDLLLPIAAMLSVENVFIRPGEGKKQVEAQQCHQRLADLAGGSNDFTTLLTVFQKCKESDSPARWCRENYIHWRGVKMALSIHQQLQGILDKQTQSADFPRQKLAGSPSELLRRALCDGFFNHTARRSATGRSFRTMDGHASTVFIHPSSVLFGEESQLDWVIFHEVVWTSKVYMRTVCPVRYSWVQDLLPKLHQLDLSSLSGCQLIADEPTPTAQDHDVHKPLLEGQESSSSPSPDVSKLAKRNDDSSISEARLRYLQRREARGKAKR; encoded by the exons ATGATTGGTGTGACCCAGCCCCGCAGAGTGGCGGCCCTGTCTGTGGCGGCCAGGGTAGCACAGGAGATGAAATGCACCCTGGGAAGGGAAGTGGGGTACCAAGTGCGGTTCGATGACTGCACATCACAG GACACACAGATCAAGTACATGACTGACGGCTGCCTGCTGCGGGAGTTTCTAGATGACAGACAGTTGAGCAGATACAGTGTCATCATTCTGGATGAAGCTCACGAAAGGAGCCTGGACACT GACATTTTGTTTGGCTTGATGAAGGAAAAGTTTCTCATGGAAGAAGAAGACTCTAAACGGAGACATCAGCTGAAAGTGGTGGTGATGTCAGCAACCCTGGACAGCGGCAAGTTCTCCCAGTTCTTCAACAACTGTCCTGTGTTTGAGATTCCCGGGAAGCTGTTTCCTGTGAAGGATGTCTACTGTAACATGATCAAGCCTGAAGATGTCAAGAATCCTAGCTACTGTAGTCAG GCGGTGCGAGTAGTGATGGACATCCACACTGACCAGTCACAGGGAGACATCCTCGTGTTCCTGACAGGCCAGGCAGAAATCGAGAAGACCTGTGATATCTTGTACAAGAAGTCGGAGGAACTAGACTACAGGGAAGACGTGCGAGACCCTGATGTGACCTCACTACTCATCCTGCCTGTGTATGGATCCATGCCGActg AACAACAACAGAGGATCTTTTCCCCAGCTGACTCGGGAGTCAGGAAATGTATTGTTGCTACGAATATCGCAGGAACGTCGCTCACTATTGATGGCATTAG GTATGTGGTGGACAGTGGGTTTGTGAAGCAGCTATCCTACAACCCCAGGACAGGACTGGACACCCTTCAGGTGGTGCCCATATCCAG ATCAGAAGCCATCCAGAGAGCAGGGAGAGCGGGTAGGACAGCACCTGGCAGGTGTTACAGACTGTACAACAG AGAATTCTATGACCAGTGCATGCCCGAGGACATGTTGCCAGAGATCCAGCGGACCAGCCTCACCAGTGTGGTGCTCAGTCTCAAGTCCATGGGCATTCACAACGTCCTCAG GTTTCACTACCTGGACCCACCCGAGGACCGCATGTTGTTAGAGGCACTGAAACAACTCTACTACTTTGATGCCATTGACAG GTCTGGACGTGTGACCCCCCTGGGGAGACTCCTGGTACAGTACCCCCTGCCCCCAGGCCTGGCCAGGACTGTCATCTCCTCCGGTTCCCTGGGCTGTCAGGACCTGCTGCTGCCCATCGCTGCCATGTTGTCTGTGGAAAATGTCTTCATCAGACCTG GTGAAGGAAAGAAGCAGGTAGAGGCTCAACAGTGTCACCAGAGGTTAGCTGACCTGGCAGGAGGGAGTAATGACTTCACCACGCTGCTCACTGTCTTCCAGAAATGTAAAGAAAG TGACTCCCCAGCTCGATGGTGCAGAGAGAACTACATCCACTGGAGAGGAGTGAAGATGGCCCTGAGCATACATCAGCAGCTACAGGGGATCCTAGACAAGCAAACTCAG TCTGCAGACTTCCCTAGACAGAAGCTGGCAGGTTCTCCCAGTGAGCTGCTGAGGAGGGCGCTGTGTGACGGCTTCTTCAACCACACAGCCAGGAG ATCTGCCACTGGCCGGAGCTTCCGAACCATGGATGGCCACGCCTCCACTGTCTTTATCCATCCTTCCTCAGTG CTGTTTGGAGAGGAGTCTCAGCTGGACTGGGTGATTTTCCATGAGGTGGTGTGGACGTCCAAGGTCTACATGAGAACAGTCTGCCCG GTCAGATACAGCTGGGTGCAGGACCTGCTACCCAAGCTGCACCAGCTGGACCTGTCCTCCCTCAGCGGCTGTCAGCTGATCGCTGACGAACCCACGCCAACTGCACAGGACCACGATGTACACAAACCACTTCTGGAAGGTCAAG AATCCTCCAGCTCCCCCAGCCCCGATGTCAGCAAGCTTGCCAAGAGGAACGACGACTCCTCTATCTCTGAGGCTCGACTCAGGTACCTGCAGAGGAGGGAGGCCAGAGGGAAGGCCAAGAGATGA
- the LOC136439979 gene encoding probable ATP-dependent RNA helicase DHX40 isoform X1, producing MAERRGSGAWRLPIHDSQDDIVADVRRSKALVVVGYTGSGKTTQLPQFLHKAGFSKHGMIGVTQPRRVAALSVAARVAQEMKCTLGREVGYQVRFDDCTSQDTQIKYMTDGCLLREFLDDRQLSRYSVIILDEAHERSLDTDILFGLMKEKFLMEEEDSKRRHQLKVVVMSATLDSGKFSQFFNNCPVFEIPGKLFPVKDVYCNMIKPEDVKNPSYCSQAVRVVMDIHTDQSQGDILVFLTGQAEIEKTCDILYKKSEELDYREDVRDPDVTSLLILPVYGSMPTEQQQRIFSPADSGVRKCIVATNIAGTSLTIDGIRYVVDSGFVKQLSYNPRTGLDTLQVVPISRSEAIQRAGRAGRTAPGRCYRLYNREFYDQCMPEDMLPEIQRTSLTSVVLSLKSMGIHNVLRFHYLDPPEDRMLLEALKQLYYFDAIDRSGRVTPLGRLLVQYPLPPGLARTVISSGSLGCQDLLLPIAAMLSVENVFIRPGEGKKQVEAQQCHQRLADLAGGSNDFTTLLTVFQKCKESDSPARWCRENYIHWRGVKMALSIHQQLQGILDKQTQSADFPRQKLAGSPSELLRRALCDGFFNHTARRSATGRSFRTMDGHASTVFIHPSSVLFGEESQLDWVIFHEVVWTSKVYMRTVCPVRYSWVQDLLPKLHQLDLSSLSGCQLIADEPTPTAQDHDVHKPLLEGQESSSSPSPDVSKLAKRNDDSSISEARLRYLQRREARGKAKR from the exons ATGGCGGAGAGGAGGGGGTCCggtgcttggagactacctatCCACGACTCTCAGGACGACATTGTCGCCGATGTGCGCCGATCCAAGGCACTTGTTGTTGTTGGGTATACTGGAAGTGGGAAAACCACACAGCTTCCTCAATTTCTGCACAAAGCAG GATTTAGTAAACATGGTATGATTGGTGTGACCCAGCCCCGCAGAGTGGCGGCCCTGTCTGTGGCGGCCAGGGTAGCACAGGAGATGAAATGCACCCTGGGAAGGGAAGTGGGGTACCAAGTGCGGTTCGATGACTGCACATCACAG GACACACAGATCAAGTACATGACTGACGGCTGCCTGCTGCGGGAGTTTCTAGATGACAGACAGTTGAGCAGATACAGTGTCATCATTCTGGATGAAGCTCACGAAAGGAGCCTGGACACT GACATTTTGTTTGGCTTGATGAAGGAAAAGTTTCTCATGGAAGAAGAAGACTCTAAACGGAGACATCAGCTGAAAGTGGTGGTGATGTCAGCAACCCTGGACAGCGGCAAGTTCTCCCAGTTCTTCAACAACTGTCCTGTGTTTGAGATTCCCGGGAAGCTGTTTCCTGTGAAGGATGTCTACTGTAACATGATCAAGCCTGAAGATGTCAAGAATCCTAGCTACTGTAGTCAG GCGGTGCGAGTAGTGATGGACATCCACACTGACCAGTCACAGGGAGACATCCTCGTGTTCCTGACAGGCCAGGCAGAAATCGAGAAGACCTGTGATATCTTGTACAAGAAGTCGGAGGAACTAGACTACAGGGAAGACGTGCGAGACCCTGATGTGACCTCACTACTCATCCTGCCTGTGTATGGATCCATGCCGActg AACAACAACAGAGGATCTTTTCCCCAGCTGACTCGGGAGTCAGGAAATGTATTGTTGCTACGAATATCGCAGGAACGTCGCTCACTATTGATGGCATTAG GTATGTGGTGGACAGTGGGTTTGTGAAGCAGCTATCCTACAACCCCAGGACAGGACTGGACACCCTTCAGGTGGTGCCCATATCCAG ATCAGAAGCCATCCAGAGAGCAGGGAGAGCGGGTAGGACAGCACCTGGCAGGTGTTACAGACTGTACAACAG AGAATTCTATGACCAGTGCATGCCCGAGGACATGTTGCCAGAGATCCAGCGGACCAGCCTCACCAGTGTGGTGCTCAGTCTCAAGTCCATGGGCATTCACAACGTCCTCAG GTTTCACTACCTGGACCCACCCGAGGACCGCATGTTGTTAGAGGCACTGAAACAACTCTACTACTTTGATGCCATTGACAG GTCTGGACGTGTGACCCCCCTGGGGAGACTCCTGGTACAGTACCCCCTGCCCCCAGGCCTGGCCAGGACTGTCATCTCCTCCGGTTCCCTGGGCTGTCAGGACCTGCTGCTGCCCATCGCTGCCATGTTGTCTGTGGAAAATGTCTTCATCAGACCTG GTGAAGGAAAGAAGCAGGTAGAGGCTCAACAGTGTCACCAGAGGTTAGCTGACCTGGCAGGAGGGAGTAATGACTTCACCACGCTGCTCACTGTCTTCCAGAAATGTAAAGAAAG TGACTCCCCAGCTCGATGGTGCAGAGAGAACTACATCCACTGGAGAGGAGTGAAGATGGCCCTGAGCATACATCAGCAGCTACAGGGGATCCTAGACAAGCAAACTCAG TCTGCAGACTTCCCTAGACAGAAGCTGGCAGGTTCTCCCAGTGAGCTGCTGAGGAGGGCGCTGTGTGACGGCTTCTTCAACCACACAGCCAGGAG ATCTGCCACTGGCCGGAGCTTCCGAACCATGGATGGCCACGCCTCCACTGTCTTTATCCATCCTTCCTCAGTG CTGTTTGGAGAGGAGTCTCAGCTGGACTGGGTGATTTTCCATGAGGTGGTGTGGACGTCCAAGGTCTACATGAGAACAGTCTGCCCG GTCAGATACAGCTGGGTGCAGGACCTGCTACCCAAGCTGCACCAGCTGGACCTGTCCTCCCTCAGCGGCTGTCAGCTGATCGCTGACGAACCCACGCCAACTGCACAGGACCACGATGTACACAAACCACTTCTGGAAGGTCAAG AATCCTCCAGCTCCCCCAGCCCCGATGTCAGCAAGCTTGCCAAGAGGAACGACGACTCCTCTATCTCTGAGGCTCGACTCAGGTACCTGCAGAGGAGGGAGGCCAGAGGGAAGGCCAAGAGATGA
- the LOC136439500 gene encoding uncharacterized protein, translating into MKGLPKLSALLVGLLLTGLGAAVQYDDFEDFLKVVETERGRGGPPTMPGARLKTRLQTAGMLQGPGWDDEDSDAETSGDDAADRPQSRATGHSRNPVFRGDQPVRRVSCCDFGRLAGSGGYHCNPDFYKPQIWFRLRNQFEMKQGMTGKRRGRKSGRLPLTSQFRKCMNGKRMAKNAFHKCCKDARMETMQTQKHKIQWYI; encoded by the exons ATGAAAGGGCTGCCGAAGTTGTCAGCGCTCCTGGTCGGCCTGCTGCTGACGGGGTTGGGGGCTGCCGTGCAGTACGACGACTTTGAAG ATTTCCTGAAGGTGGTTGAGACTGAGAGGGGGAGAGGGGGGCCGCCCACGATGCCTGGCGCCCGGCTGAAGACACGTCTGCAGACGGCAGGCATGCTGCAGGGTCCCGGCTGGGACGACGAAGACAGCGACGCCGAGACTAGCGGAGACGACGCCGCCGATCGGCCGCAGTCGCGAGCTACCGGCCACAGTCGCAACCCGGTCTTCCGAGGAGACCAGCCTGTTCGGCGGGTGAGCTGCTGCGACTTCGGGCGGCTCGCTGGAAGCGGCGGGTACCACTGCAACCCCGACTTCTACAAGCCGCAGATATGGTTCCGTCTCCGCAACCAGTTTGAGATGAAGCAGGGGATGACGGGAAAGCGCCGAGGCCGCAAGTCTGGGAGACTCCCGCTGACTTCCCAGTTCAGAAAGTGTATGAACGGGAAGAGGATGGCGAAGAACGCCTTCCACAAGTGCTGCAAGGATGCCCGCATGGAGACTATGCAGACCCAAAAGCACAAGATTCAGTGGTACATCTGA